The genomic region agaccctttaaaggggtactccgctgccccagcattcagaacatttagtttcaaatgctgggtgcgggctgcaggggtggtGATGTCTCaaccacgcaccctcaatgcaagtctatgggagggggtgtggtggctgccatgccccctcccatagacttgcattgatggggcgtggccgtgacatcacgacccctgcagccagcaccaagcgttcagaacaaaatgtttcgaaTGCTGGGGCCCTTTAATCCCTGTAAGTTGCTCTGTGGGACCTCCATGAACTGGACTTACACATCCCACAGAAGCTCCACAGAGATGCCAATGTGatgtttcattttttatttggttTTTACTTATATCTGATGCAAATGTATGTGGATTCTGTCATGTATATCACAGTGTGCCTTCTGGACCCTCTCAATTGAATGGCACAAAATTAGTCTAAAGGGGAAAATATTCAGCACATTTGTAAGTGTATATTGAATTTCAGTGGGAGTCAAAATCGTGTCCGTCTCCGCTTTTGGGTCCCACATACAATTTTGAGTAGTAGTATTTGAATTTGTATGTGGATGTTACATTGGAAGCTTCCTGCCTACATATTCTTGCAGATCAAATACATTCCATTCATGTCATCCTTAGTAACAGTGACCTTTCTTAGCAGGATAATAATGCATGTTGACAGGTATGACTCTAGCaacataacaacaacaacaacaaaaaataataataaaaaaaaaatatatatatatatatatatatattgtgggtaaaataagtattgaacacatctgcatttttcttactaaatatatttccaaaggtactATTAACATAAAtgtttcaccagatgttggtaacaaccaaagtaatccatacatacaaagacacaaaacaaataacctcagaaATCATGTtatatgtaaaaatttaaaatgatacAGGGAAAAAGTATAGAACatgcttaggctcctttcacactactacctgcttttttactgccgttttttacaataacggatgaaaaaaaaaacggatgcaataactggtaataacagatgataactgatgatcatcatccgttatttttaatgttttttttcttaaaaaacccgatgttgttcatccgttatcaaccgttattaccagttacatcctttttttttaaatcagggtTTTAACTCttgtttgtaaagctgtactgagcatgctcagtacaaaaattggatgttaaaaaacctgacaataactgatgacaacggatgtttttttttttttttttgaacatccggttccaatgttaaattttaaagtCCGTTTTTTTACCATTTCTTTTTTTGCCGaaccaaaaatttgtgcatgcaccgtcttttgtgccagcaaaaataactgacattagtaaaaacagacatgccggatgcaaaaggatgttcaaaaaatcccattgacatgaatgggattttttgacggccgttttcaggactttttgccaggagtaataacggaggtttttttttaaaggatgatacctgtagtgtgaaaggggccttaccgaTATTTATTTAAAACTTTGTACAAAAGCCTGTATTGGTAATAACAGCATCAAGACTCCTCCTGTATTAAGAAACTAGTTGCATGCATTGGTCTGATGGGATTTTGGCCAATTCTTCTGAACAACAGTcttcaaatcttgaaggttctgtaggcctcttctatgaatcatgatcttcagttATTTTCTTAGATATTCAATGGGATATAAGTCTGGGCCATTCCAGCAGCTTTATTTTTGAAAGTTACCTTGGCAGTGTGTTCGGAatcattgtcttgctgaaatCTTTGCCCTTGTTTCATCTTCATCGCTTTAAATTTGCCCATTGATCCTTCCTTTAATTATGTAAAGTTTGTCAGCACCATTTGCTGAAAAGCCGCCCCACACCATTAAGTTCCCACCTCCAAACTTCACTGTTGGTATAGTGTTTTTAGTTTGATGTGCAGGGTCATTTATCCTCCAAATATGGAGTGTACTACGGCATCCAATGGCACCACAACAGGTGAGTACAAGAATCTCCACATTATTTTCTAATAATACCCTATGATTCTCTCTATaagccaaaaaaataataatttccctgAGTGCTTTTTAACTATTTAGGGCTGTGTTTGGGCGCTGCTGTATCAGAGGGATCACACTGGTTGACAGGGAGAGGTAGATAGAGGTTCAAACTGCTGGAGGGACAGAAAGGTATTTTGTATGTCCATAAATATAGTAGTGAGCATCACACGCCATGCGTCTTATCAAGAAGTAATCTACATTCTGCAATAGGGTGGAGGGTCTCCTGACGTCTCCTGATGGGGTGGAGGGTCTCCTGACGTCTCCTGATGGGGTGGAGGGTCTCCTGACGTCTCCTGATGGGGTGGAGGGTCTTCTGACGTCTCCTGATGGGGTGGAGGGTCTCCTGGGTACCAGGGAAAGAACATTTTTGGGACAAAACAGCATAGAGAGACTGGTAAACAGGAATAACAACTTCTGAAGCTATGTTTTTTCTTTGTATAACATTAGATCCCCCCTTAATGGATCTGCTTACAACTTGGTACCCAATACAACAGAACTTCTTCAGAGGTGTTATGTAATCCATGTTTCAGTTGGTTAGAGCTGTTTTGGCAGAATAAGGGGTGATATACACAGGTGGCttcaatgttatggctgatcgataaaaaaataaaataaataaagattttttttttcaacttaccTACATGATAAATATCAAAATAGTTCCTGCATTGTTCCTTTCACTCCCTCTCTGccctctacttaaaggggtattccgggtttaaacatcttatcccgaatccataggataggggataatatgtatgaACACAGGGTTCCCGTAActggggaccctggcgatctcggtgcagcccctgacATTCTGTGTCAGGTgctgcctccaagacggggacatgatgtcaataccacgccccctagtgacatcacatcatgccccctccattcatgtctatgggagggggtgtaacggcaATTGACGGGAAGCAAATCCACATggaaaacctctccttctcttgacggttcctgatacagacagaggtgtcagcagagagcactgtggtcagactgaaaagaattccagaaagaaatacaacttcctgtgaaatgtacagcagctgataagtactggaagggttaagatttttaaatcaaattcatttacaaatctgtttacctttctggagccagtttatttgaaaacatttgctttccactggactacccctttaagtagtaaatTCTcataaaattttcattaaattctcatAAATTCTCATAAAATTCTCATAAAATTAAATTCTCATAAATTCTCATAAAATTCTCATTAAATTCTCATAAaattctttattttatattttcagcCACTTCTGAATGACCCTCTTCATAGCTTTTTTCATGTCTTTGTTACGCAACGTATATATAACCGGGTTTAGAGCAGGCGTCACTACTGTAAACAGCACCGCTGCAGCTCTGTCCTGATCTAAAATATCTTGAGAAGAGGGTCCCAAATATGTAAACATGGCCGTCCCAAAGAGAAGTGAGACGACCATAAGGTGGGCACTACAGGTGGAGAACGCTCGCTTCCGACCTTGAACTGTTTGTATTTTCAGAAGAAATTTACTGATCAAAATATTTGGAAAAAGGGTGAGAAGGAAGGATGTGGTTGCCAGATACCCAGTGACCATGGTGAGAAGTTTCAGATTGACGGAAATATCTGAACAGGCTAATATCAATACTGGTTTAACATCACAGAAAAAATGGTTGACTCTGTTGGGTCCACAAAATGGAAGCTTTGCTGTAAACAAGGTATGCAAAAGAGAATGAAGAAAGCCAATGATATAAGAACCGACAACAAGGCCAAGGCAAAGATTTCTGTTCATTATGACTGAATACCGTAAGGGGTTACTTATGGCCACCAGACGATCATAAGACATAATGGTGAGCAAAGTAACTTCAGAGCTTCCCAGGAAATGAAAGAAATGCATCTGAGCAATGCAGCCGCCGAACGTGATGGTGTTCTGCCGAGACAAGAAGTCATATAGCATTTTTGGCACTACAACAGATGAAAAGGAAATATCATAAAAGGAAAGGTTCCCCAAGAAGAAATACATGGGGGTATGGAGACTGGAATCAAAAGTCACAAACCACAGGATGGAGATATTCCCGGTGATGTTCAAGAGAAAAAACATAAAGAATATGCAAAATAAGACAACTTGAAGTTCCTTGTCTTCTGTGAAGCCAACCAAGATAAAGTCTTCTAGGGATGTTCGGTTTATGGAGACTCTTGAGTAGTTGGAATCTGAAAATACAAAACATATCAGTTATGGATGATGAATTTCTATGAAAAAATTCTAGTAGTCTCAGCAATGATCTGATAAGTGGGAAGGAAGTCAACATCAAGTGTTTGGAGTACATGAAGCGCCATCACTGAGAGAATGAAGCAAGTTCTGGGGTCAGCCAAGACCCCGGATCTGCCGCCAGCCAGGGCACCGTCTATCTATGTCCCTTACGGATAAAGTTAAACTCTGCTGCTTCTTCTGTGGATGGCCCTTTAAGGAAAAAATGTTTCTGACAGACGCTGCCCTACGTTGGGGATGTCTGCTTTCACTGTCCTATCTCCTCCGTGCACGGCCCGAATCAAAGGTTGAACGGGGGTGCGAGGCAGCCGGCACTGAAGAATTTCATCTCCCTGTAAATGCCTCGTCAGGGTCCTAAATATGAGAGGGGGGGagtgtatgtatctgtgtgtgtgtgcatgtctgTATATACATTTGTAGACATACACACACCTGGGACTtcaaaccagggagcctccagctgttgcaaaaatacaactccaagcatgcccgtacagcctttggctgtccaagcatgctgggacttgtagttttgtaatagctggagtcacactggttggaaaaccctgatATATTTAACCCATGCATGTGAGGGATACTCAAGTACCCTGTTTGGCGACTCAGGTGTAGATAGGTTAGAGGTTTAAGTAAAGACTTTAAAAGTTtgccaacccctttaaccctatcaACATGTCAAAGGCATAAGTATTCCTCTTAGAGAGAGGTGCCACTTCTGGTGTATTTAAactccttaaagtgtacccgtcagatccaactgaaaaaacatttttttttatatatcactcagtacctaatcctgaccatgtacatctaatttttatgtgtccagcacctttatttttttttttattacacttttaatttagctcactagtctgaattcctctcaaagggaggaggtgtggcctcactgtgcaggtctccgccccctccctcagtatgctgtctgctcacatctcccctagcattagcaaaactacaactccctactgacagtagcgggacacaagctgacagtgggaggatttttcctccagatgagccctgcgctcacagctgtcaatcaaggaagtgtgtccatgacataggtgatgatgtgtCCAagtaggcagggggggcagttgttgactggctttttcagtatgaaatactgtaaATTTTCTAATCAaagtaattgcaaaacctattggttatacttgccttacaacatatcaaaagtttttgtatctgacagtgcccatttaaaggaaaacagtcacccattcacccacactaaacctaatacaccaggttatagagCACGTGAACAGGAGACCGGTGCAGAGTTTCTGACCTAAATACGTACTTGCAGCCTGGCCCgctggctggatttgaatattcatggtcgctggttACGTGAGCGCTTGTGCCCCCGGAGCACTCACATGACCagcgcccatgaatattcaaatgcaGTTGGCAGGCCCACCTCCAGCACCAATTCAGTACTGGAAGAAGCTGAACTTTAGAGGCACCGGGCACCAGACTGCAGGTAAGTATATAGGTCAgaaaccctgcatcggtctcctgttcacctgcactataacccggtgtatcaggtttagtgtgggtgaacgggtgaccgttttcttTAAGGACATttagttttttgcactttagtttcttTTCTCCATTAAttctccacctacagacccatataagggcttgaatTGAATTTTGTAGTGTCATtactcattttaccccaaaatctatggtaccattttgcaacttttgcgggcctccgtttttacgcagtgcactttttagtaaaaaattACATGTTATCATTATTCAGTGCATCCATACGACTATAATGGTACCTgatttatatagattttgtttattttactacttttaataaGTTAGAACTTTTTGCATGAAAATGAGTAGGCATAacattttcctcttctgacccctataactctttccatatatagggctgtatgagggtcattttttgcgccatgatgtgcagtttttattggtaccattttgatttgatgggactttttgataaaaGCGTTTAaaaggttaatgctggacattggcCCGATCaatgatgtctgccattagctaTGGGTCCCAGCTGTTCATACCAACAGGAATCCACTGTGTATTAAGCACGCTCACCTTCTGAGTGCGGTTCATATAACAGGAGCAGGACTAGGGCGTACCAGCATTAGCCAATGAGGACACAGACAAGTCCAACAGTATCAGCTTCCTCGATGGTTGATGATGTTGAGCTATCTGGTGCCAACACGCATGGGGGgcccatgagttgtcagtccacccctggtctGTGCAATGCATGGACACAGTAGAGGAGATAAATAAAAGTGTCTGGACCTGAAATTTGGCCCAGTTTACACCAAAAATGTGTCATATATAGTGAAACTGAGAGCAGGGTTGCCTCACTTACAAAAATATACCCTATGGGTGGTCCTGTCTCTAAGGCTTCTTAATGAATCGAAAGCAGTACAGCCATTCAGGAGATATTCATTTTGTTGCTAAtatggtaatttcttcaaagGCACCGTTTACACCATGATTGTCCTCCGACCCATTCAGGGTCCATTCAGCACTAAATAATGGAGCCTAATGGACCCTTTGCTCAACAGACACTGCCAGGTCCCAATGGATTCCCACTTGAATGGGGTTTTTCAGGTGTCCAATATCTTACAGAAGATGAGTGGAGAAAAATACTGGACATGTAGAATTTTTTTCTACGCTCAACGCCCGTCTTTTCGCCATGGAGCTCCCTTTAGCAGAGCTTAACGGTGAGGGTCCAATGTAGGGCAATCCCTTTTATTAACTTGGAATTTCCTAATTCCTTACTtacaaaatgtaaataaatgtatataaatgtcaTACCAGAGACTATAGTAGAAGCAGCAGTCTTGAGATACATTTCCATAGTCAATCCCGTCAAATAGTGTTTTGAGACCTGTAAAGATCAATAAGGATATTCTATGTAAGCCGCTCAATGAAGCTGTGCCTTGTGTGTTTATTAATGTATGAAAGTAaaatttctttaataaaaaaaatacctgcaaAGATGGATATGTTGTCTTCTCTTACCTCTGAATTAAGTCCTTTATTGTATAGtcaaattcccccccaaaaaattccaaaagttaGTTGGTGAagagcatcatgtctgaagtccGCCAATTTCTACACACAGCAATACGTAACAGGTAACTCTTTCCTACAAATGTTCAAGAAGCATTCAGGTGAAAGCACCCAAGGAGCACCCATATAGACAGTCAGCATCCCTCAGCTATAGTGATGAAATAAAAATGGCTTACAAACATAAAAATGATAGTAGATCCAAAAACAAATACACATAGTATTAAAATGGCATTGTATTACCATAATTAGTTATTCTAATTAATACCAAGCAATCCAACCTGCCTGCATTCTgggaaaaaataatatatatatatatatatatatatatatatatatatatatatatatagtgaattcaagtagaaaagACAGACATGGTagcacatctacattttgtattttgatctacttgcttctcagcataaattcaaaaactaacaggttgttagtatacattttgatcaaaaggcacaagcccactcgccacgtcaagaccacctatttagagtgggtccctaaaatccctagcataaaatttatgctagggatgtcagggacccactctaaataggtggccttgacgtggcgagtgggcttgtgccttttgatcaaaatgtatactaacaacctgttagtttttgaatttatgctgagaagcaagtagatcaaaatacaaaatgtagatgtgcgaccatgtctgttttctctacctgactatatatatatgtatatatatatatatatatatatatatatatatatatatatatatatctttatttctatttttattattattattattatttatttatttttttaaataaataataatagtagaATTACTGTTTGGGATAGTGTTTCTCAATGTTCATAAGTCTAATATCTCCCACCTAAATAAAGAACACCACTGTACTCTAAGGCTATGATCAATAAAATAATgtcatttcctttttatagaaatcagaacttataaaaaaaaaacgacctCTACGGGCCCCTTTACCATACCATACCATCTatggaacccctttaaatatcacaCATACAGCCACAGTGACATCAAAGCCTCTGGACTTACCCACAAGTTCGGGAATTTCGGAAATTGTTATctttcttgttaaaggggtactccagtgaaaaccttttttcttttaaatcaactggtggcagaaagttaaacatatttgtaaattacttctattaaaacatcttaatccttccagtacttattaggtgctgaatgctacagaggaaattcctttctttttggaacactgatgacatcacgagcacagtgctctctgctgacatctctgtccattttagcaaccatgcatagcagatgtatgctaagggcagcatggtggctcagtggttagcactgctgccttgcagtgctggggacttgggttcaaatcccactaaggacaacaataaataaagtgttattattattataataacatcagcagagagaactgtgctcgtgatgtcatcagagagcattccaaaaagaaaagaatttcctctgtagtattcagcagctaataagtacaggaaggattcatattttttaatggaagtaatttacaaatatgtttaactttctgccaccagttgatataaaagaaaaaaggttttcactggagtacccctttaaatataactaGCTCTTTCAAAGAGCTATTTGGTCCAGTAGAAAGTCTGTTCCAAAGATGGCAACAAGCTCGGAGTGGAGATGTTGTGACTCAAGATCCCTGCCTGTGTTCAGTCAATAGGAACCCACAGTTAATGTTAGGTACCCACAAAATCGTACTTACTGCAATAAGTTGGCTGACATGATGAGCCCATGTACATCGACACAGTGTTATCTGCCGATAGCCCTAAGGGGACACTTTAGGTTTTctatcgttttttttttaccaattctaTATCTTTTGGGTGGGTACAATGTGCAGATAACCCATAACATTTAGGCAGTGCTTGATCTATTGGTTTATAATGTAAACCTAGAAATGTAAAGTAAGTTACCTTTCATAGTATAAATTAAACATCTATACAAAAATTTCCACAAACATCTATACAAtccaataaaaagtttaaaaatatatatattgtgtacacTGCTTGCCATCACATagtatataaaatgttatttgcgTGGTCTATAAAAGGTTTATATAAAAAGTTAGCAAAGAATGTGCTGTTCTTATGAGAAACCCTCTAGTCTTGATGGAATTTAGATTGTTTTTCTGTGTTGAATGCAGGTAGAAGATTATCAGACTCTGTGGCCCATCAGATCCTGCCTTCAAGGAATTTTACCGTATTGTATAAATGGAAGTAATAACCAATAAAGAAGCCAAAGGTCAATACTTTTCCCTTATGGATCAAAGATCATGTAGGAATTTCCCGCTACTGAGTTCAGTAAAGAAATACACAGCATTCCTCTTGCTCAGCCATCTCGATATCTGTTTGTACTGACGTACCAAGGAGCTTATGTAGAGTCTCAGACTCCCAAGGGTACACGGTAATGGGAAACTAATTAGAAATAAATAACATTGTTTTCTAGGGAATATTCCTAACACTGACTCTGAATAAAGCCAAGTGTAATGCATCTTTATCAGTTATGAAGTTTGACAACAATACAAATGTGTGTTTCCATGTTTAGGttttttggtcaaaaaaattgtatGTCCAGCACACAAGTCTGTAAAGTTCAATCCTTTATTGGTATGCTTTTTAAAATCCCATTACACCTGGCAAAATAACAACATATTCAGAAATGGAACAAATGCATGACTGACGCATTTCTGGCCATGCAACCCTTAGTCATAATGAAAGATTGTGACTAAGGGCTGTGAGGTCAGAAACACGTCAATCCATGTCTGAATATGTTGTTATACTACTGGGTGTGATGGGATTTTTAAAGCATACCAATCACTGTTGTGATTTACATCCAGGTTTTTTGGCACATTTTTATTATCCAGGAATAGTGTattaaaagaaggaaatgtcactCTCTAAATTCATTCTTGGTATGGTCTTCAAAAAGCCTGAAAGTCAAAGCAGaaatacacccttaaaggggtactctgttggaaaacaattttttttatcaactggtaccagaaagttcaacagatttaaaaatcttaatccttccagtagttatcagctgctgtacgctacagaggaagttcttttctttttgaatttcctttctgtctgacaacagtgctctctgctgacatctctgtccattttaggaactgttaaagagtagaagcaaattcccatagcaaacatctcctggtctggacagttcctgacatggacagaggtgttagcagagagcactgtggtcagacagaaaagaaattctaattttatatctgtttaaatttctggcaccagttgatttaaaaaaaaggttttccagcggattacccctttaaagtagttgtaaaataaatatatactgatTTCTTAGACTTTGGGTGCAAGCAGTTTACAGATTGACAAAAAGCTTATAGAAAGTTTATAGGATTTTTGTGAATCGGTACACTGCTTGCACCACTTATAGAGTGGAGCCAAGAGGTGATACCAGAAAAGAACAGAAACAGCATTCAGCTGAGCTCTGTTGCCCAGGGGCCCACCTTGAGTATTTGGCATATGGGGCAGATCCAACATTTGGTTGGCATCCACATCTACCAACAATTAGAGGCTATGAAAAATAacaacaaacacacacatacaagaaCCAAATTTTGCCATACTGCTACTGGTCAAATCCAGTATACCAAGACCCTACCAGTAATACCAGTACAATGGTCAGCACCTCCAAGCAAAAAGAAATATGTGCACAAGGgcacactgctagttttgtgtgttaccaATAAGGAACAAGGgaaaaataataccgccacaccataACTAATATGAAAATTAAAACCAAAAACTATTGCCCCCCCTCCAAGAAATAATCTTGGTGTAATAGTGGAGGAAGATGAAGAAAAGGCCAATCTACTGAATACCTTCTTTTCTACAGGAAAAGCCAATGCCAGATGGCACGACTTgggataatgtaaattatccagcAAATCTCAACTGTTTACCAAACAAAAAGTATGGCGCTTCCtttttaacattaaccccttaaggacgcttgGTGATTCATGCAGcagtttttgtgaaaaactccaaaatatttggAAAAACTGTAAAATTTCTGgagtttttaatcattttttttatggcattcactgtatggtaagaattatattatttttattctgtcaaTATTATTTgtatgctgccatggcaaccaacgggATCCCATGATCGCATCGCAGGATTGCTGTTGGTAGAAGGGGGaagtcccctccccctgtcaacctcacagattccgtgatcaggactgatcatggcatctatggggttaattctGCCAAGACCAGTGCAATCCCAATCTCGGCAGCTGCAGCAGGACAATGGCTGTGaatgacagccgggtcccgccggcgatctcctgcagcgcatCTCACTGAGCAGGATATtttcaggacgtatgcatacatccagttGCGCTAACAAGCTAGCAACATGGATGTATGTATATATCCTGGGGCGGGAAGGGGTGAAAACACACAAATCTATGGGGCCCAGATGGCATCCATTCCAGAGTTCTGCAGGAGCTGAGTACCATGCTAGACAAACCCTTATTCCTCAAAGATTCTATAATGGCAGAGATTGTTCCACAGGACTAGcacttagcaaatgtggtaccaatattcaaaaagagGTAAAAAAAGTGATCCTGAAAACTATAGTTCTTTAAGTTTAACATTTATTGTGGGTAAAATATTTGTGGTGCTATGTTGGaataacttaaaggagaactacgggattgaaaattttatcccctatcctaagtaaagtggataagtttcagatcgcggggggtccgactgctggaaaggggataagtttcagatcgcggggggtccgaccgctggggcacccacgatctcccgtacggggccgcggctctctgcatagagagcaagtggagaccaccgcacgaggcgtcggctgacacgcgccctccatttactgctatgggagagccgaagcgctgccttcggcaatttcgggctctcccatagcagtgtatggagggggcatgtcggccgctgcttcgtgcggtggtcaacacggcttctctaaccagagagccagggccccgtacgggagatcgcggggggcaccagcggtcggaccccctgcgatccaaaacttatcccctatcgttaggataggggatacatttttcaatcccgtagttctcctttaatgaaaGTAAccctctaaggcccctttcacgtaTATCAGTTGTCCGACAGTGTTTCGCTTCAGCGTGCACCAGAGGAAAACTGATGGTAGAAccaggacagttcacaatcatccggggTCTCAGTTTGGacaccagatggttggacacaccggacTGTTACCGGCAGGGGAATGTATCTTGCTGCGTTCCACAGTCCGGCATTCAGCAATAATGGATGTTGGATGCTAAACAACTGATAACATattgtcatc from Hyla sarda isolate aHylSar1 chromosome 11, aHylSar1.hap1, whole genome shotgun sequence harbors:
- the LOC130294954 gene encoding olfactory receptor 12D2-like encodes the protein MNIQIQPAGQAANSNYSRVSINRTSLEDFILVGFTEDKELQVVLFCIFFMFFLLNITGNISILWFVTFDSSLHTPMYFFLGNLSFYDISFSSVVVPKMLYDFLSRQNTITFGGCIAQMHFFHFLGSSEVTLLTIMSYDRLVAISNPLRYSVIMNRNLCLGLVVGSYIIGFLHSLLHTLFTAKLPFCGPNRVNHFFCDVKPVLILACSDISVNLKLLTMVTGYLATTSFLLTLFPNILISKFLLKIQTVQGRKRAFSTCSAHLMVVSLLFGTAMFTYLGPSSQDILDQDRAAAVLFTVVTPALNPVIYTLRNKDMKKAMKRVIQKWLKI